A genomic window from Drosophila innubila isolate TH190305 chromosome 4, UK_Dinn_1.0, whole genome shotgun sequence includes:
- the LOC117779528 gene encoding uncharacterized protein DDB_G0283357 isoform X2 — translation MDNAKDKDKARYSRADLLSLRYEGSSRQRPNCANQAELHTLNFWKINGLPSNLSNNSNSNNNIYGNKSSLSPDRDRDRDNRDNSNLAGSNGLLSSRRALRNRERAHNYYQRFSSSDQIGGGGGDDGQMGLTLMGPGNMSINMNTSSYKSSNIDHRSISSSHLMPAFAKRRFVIATGGGNESNESQIDNNDITKLKDGNTTTQDLKNHSSNLLGSPVRNHGSEWERTEKSSYNNSGQDNEQSLALSASPTFQSGRQSGQSVSQERRIGSGRLLPRNDNWTTDSSNVMNLDKDRPLNGCITNQQQQQQQQQQQQQQPQQQPQQQQQQYNQQQQYHAKLSNVHNMMNDSSVISAGINLQPRMILGGNYAMQNQLSVNSPQISPKLLPHLPQSRGGQQIKWPTGNMPTSHGAKSFGRPILKGTLNSGLQQQQQQQINPLTMSNNDLQQIHQQRLKSQLQPTEALNSETNILLQNVAYNEGISQMQHHHYLQQQQPRHRLIHGELHRQTNMPINSTTGGPEGSESAGLIKTINNRLSPSMNYHRDRDDRLSPTTNQLSQWFSPELLARASAGKLPLLNVNQALSLEEFERNIQHSSATVLN, via the exons ATGGATAATGctaaagataaagataaagcCAG ATACTCACGGGCGGATCTGCTATCCCTAAGATACGAAGGAAGTTCCCGGCAACGTCCAAACTGTGCTAATCAAGCGGAGCTGCATACATTAAATTTCTGGAAAATCAATGGACTTCCATCGAatttaagcaacaacagcaacagtaataataatatctacGGAAATAAATCTAGTTTGTCTCCTGACAGAGACAGGGACCGGGACAATAGGGACAACTCAAATCTAGCTGGTTCAAATGGTTTACTTAGTTCGAGACGAGCTCTGAGAAACCGAGAAAGAGCTCACAATTATTATCAACGCTTTAGTTCGAGCGATCAAAtcggtggaggaggaggagacgACGGTCAGATGGGATTAACATTAATGGGGCCGGGGAATATgagtataaatatgaatacatCATCATATAAATCGTCCAATATAGATCATCGGAGTATTTCGTCATCGCATTTAATGCCGGCATTTGCAAAGCGACGTTTCGTAATTGCAACTGGAGGAGGAAACGAATCAAATGAATcacaaattgataataatgatataacaaaattaaaagatggcaacacaacaacacaagaTCTGAAAAATCACTCTAGTAATCTATTGGGCTCTCCAGTACGAAATCATGGCAGCGAATGGGAGCGTACTGAGAAGTCCTCATACAACAACAGCGGTCAGGACAATGAACAATCGTTGGCATTATCAGCATCACCTACATTCCAATCTGGACGTCAGTCaggacagtcagtcagtcaggagaGACGTATTGGTAGTGGACGACTCTTGCCTCGAAATGATAATTGGACAACAGACTCTTCCAATGTAATGAATCTTGATAAAGACAGACCACTAAATGGTTGTATTactaaccaacaacaacaacagcagcagcaacaacaacagcagcaac aaccacaacagcaaccacaacaacagcaacaacaatataaccaacagcaacaatatcaTGCAAAACTATCAAATGTACACAATATGATGAATGATTCATCGGTAATATCTGCAGGCATTAATTTGCAACCCAGAATGATTTTGGGTGGCAACTATgcaatgcagaatcaattaagtgTGAACAGTCCACAAATTTCACCAAAATTGTTACCACATTTACCACAGTCACGAGGTGGTCAACAGATCAAATGGCCAACTGGAAACATGCCGACTTCGCATGGAGCAAAGTCCTTTG gACGTCCAATTCTGAAAGGCACTCTTAACTCTggtttgcaacaacaacaacaacaacaaatcaaccCACTGACAATGTCAAATAACGACTTGCAGCAAATACATCAACAAAGACTTAAGAGCCAACTGCAACCTACTGAAGCATTGAATAGCGAAACCAATATTCTTCTTCAGAATGTTGCATATAACGAGGGGATATCTCAAatgcaacatcatcattatttgcaacaacaacagccgagACACCGTTTGATTCATGGCGAACTACACCGTCAAACTAACATGCCGATTAATTCAACTACAG GTGGCCCCGAAGGCAGCGAGTCGGCTGGTTTAATCAAAACCATTAACAATCGACTCAGTCCGTCGATGAACTACCATAGAGATAGAGATGATCGCTTATCGCCTACAACAAACCAATTGTCGCAATGGTTTTCCCCAGAATTGCTTGCCAGAGCATCTGCTGGTAAATTGCCTCTCTTAAATGTGAACCAAGCGCTTAGCCTGGAAGAATTTGAGCGAAATATTCAACATTCCTCAGCCACAGTgctcaattga
- the LOC117779528 gene encoding LIM domain-containing protein A isoform X1: MDNAKDKDKARYSRADLLSLRYEGSSRQRPNCANQAELHTLNFWKINGLPSNLSNNSNSNNNIYGNKSSLSPDRDRDRDNRDNSNLAGSNGLLSSRRALRNRERAHNYYQRFSSSDQIGGGGGDDGQMGLTLMGPGNMSINMNTSSYKSSNIDHRSISSSHLMPAFAKRRFVIATGGGNESNESQIDNNDITKLKDGNTTTQDLKNHSSNLLGSPVRNHGSEWERTEKSSYNNSGQDNEQSLALSASPTFQSGRQSGQSVSQERRIGSGRLLPRNDNWTTDSSNVMNLDKDRPLNGCITNQQQQQQQQQQQQQHSQRQRTFSGKHSDRSNDPNPNLDRDRRLNERTSRERDQHDQHNKKSVHGGGGGRRAYNKDKFNFGDSSIHQNRGKRNLYQIHDAHEPEWFSAGPTSQHETIDLHGFDDLSDEADSQTALKPNDNVDSKSKSKEITTTASRSSSIASLNRINSNSNSNSNNYKRDSSDETTESSSITTTTTSANKQQQKNSDNNHISKSELEFNFDAFLNMDPMDHTLMGSDVEVQGEVAGKSRFSRWFGPKEPANNNEILSFGDSSTIGESSQGKHGMPSVKDLEAQMTKVDLRPEYTMANILQPIQNQIQRDAEQAEKPVTRDRDTEAFKRLLQQLGSQNQNQNHNNAHAANESPYLTNVSAVHSGPVPNAPYPHDYRLQQQQQHMARAGIQQDSQVKKDDLQSYQQQQQRAVKNDSMPYNRHNEAFLHNQLHPALIPSLHDPNVSGPGPAPLSLQQQQSQKRIEVQHLFQSVVRGDVSFEFLEKELNNPSTSAQSREIIATVLYECSHSGRNANVQQQQQQQKQLAYPNDLNHPHAVKHYPFNKNIGSNVSEDLFPNVANQHQNLRHSNSPTPLAFTPTSVLRKMTADKETTFLHNNQQQQPQQQPQQQQQQYNQQQQYHAKLSNVHNMMNDSSVISAGINLQPRMILGGNYAMQNQLSVNSPQISPKLLPHLPQSRGGQQIKWPTGNMPTSHGAKSFGRPILKGTLNSGLQQQQQQQINPLTMSNNDLQQIHQQRLKSQLQPTEALNSETNILLQNVAYNEGISQMQHHHYLQQQQPRHRLIHGELHRQTNMPINSTTGGPEGSESAGLIKTINNRLSPSMNYHRDRDDRLSPTTNQLSQWFSPELLARASAGKLPLLNVNQALSLEEFERNIQHSSATVLN; the protein is encoded by the exons ATGGATAATGctaaagataaagataaagcCAG ATACTCACGGGCGGATCTGCTATCCCTAAGATACGAAGGAAGTTCCCGGCAACGTCCAAACTGTGCTAATCAAGCGGAGCTGCATACATTAAATTTCTGGAAAATCAATGGACTTCCATCGAatttaagcaacaacagcaacagtaataataatatctacGGAAATAAATCTAGTTTGTCTCCTGACAGAGACAGGGACCGGGACAATAGGGACAACTCAAATCTAGCTGGTTCAAATGGTTTACTTAGTTCGAGACGAGCTCTGAGAAACCGAGAAAGAGCTCACAATTATTATCAACGCTTTAGTTCGAGCGATCAAAtcggtggaggaggaggagacgACGGTCAGATGGGATTAACATTAATGGGGCCGGGGAATATgagtataaatatgaatacatCATCATATAAATCGTCCAATATAGATCATCGGAGTATTTCGTCATCGCATTTAATGCCGGCATTTGCAAAGCGACGTTTCGTAATTGCAACTGGAGGAGGAAACGAATCAAATGAATcacaaattgataataatgatataacaaaattaaaagatggcaacacaacaacacaagaTCTGAAAAATCACTCTAGTAATCTATTGGGCTCTCCAGTACGAAATCATGGCAGCGAATGGGAGCGTACTGAGAAGTCCTCATACAACAACAGCGGTCAGGACAATGAACAATCGTTGGCATTATCAGCATCACCTACATTCCAATCTGGACGTCAGTCaggacagtcagtcagtcaggagaGACGTATTGGTAGTGGACGACTCTTGCCTCGAAATGATAATTGGACAACAGACTCTTCCAATGTAATGAATCTTGATAAAGACAGACCACTAAATGGTTGTATTactaaccaacaacaacaacagcagcagcaacaacaacagcagcaacattctCAACGACAGCGAACATTTAGTGGAAAGCATAGCGACAGATCAAATGATCCAAATCCCAATCTGGATCGTGATCGACGTCTCAACGAACGAACGAGTCGAGAGCGAGATCAACATGATCAGCATAACAAAAAGAGTGTTCATGGTGGAGGAGGTGGACGCCGAGCATACAATAAggataaattcaattttggtGATTCTTCGATTCATCAAAATCGAGGCAAGCGTAACTTATACCAAATACATGATGCACACGAACCCGAATGGTTCAGTGCTGGACCAACATCCCAGCATGAAACAATCGATTTGCATGGCTTCGATGATCTGTCCGATGAGGCTGACTCGCAAACAGCCTTAAAACCCAACGACAATGTAGATTCAAAGTCCAAGTCGAAGGAAATCACAACTACTGCATCAAGAAGCAGTAGTATTGCCAGCTTAAATCGAATCAATTCAAATTCGAACTCGAATTCGAATAATTACAAAAGGGATTCTTCTGATGAGACTACAGAGTCATCAAGCATTACAACTACAACGACATCTgctaataaacaacaacaaaaaaatagcgATAATAATCATATTTCCAAATCTGAACTTGAGTTCAATTTTGACGCCTTTCTTAACATGGACCCAATGGATCATACACTTATG GGCAGTGATGTTGAGGTTCAAGGTGAAGTTGCTGGGAAATCGAGATTCAGCCGATGGTTTGGACCCAAAGAGCCAGCAAATAACAATGAGATATTATCATTTGGAGACTCTTCGACTATAGGAGAGTCTTCCCAGGGTAAACATG GAATGCCTAGTGTAAAGGACTTAGAAGCACAAATGACAAAAGTGGATTTACGTCCTGAATATACAATGGCAAACATACTTCAGCCGATTCAGAATCAGATTCAGAGAGATGCTGAGCAGGCTGAGAAACCTGTTACCCGAGATCGAGATACTGAAGCTTTTAAGAGACTATTGCAACAACTTGGCTCccagaatcagaatcagaatcataATAATGCTCACGCAGCCAATGAGTCGCCATATCTGACGAATGTTTCAGCGGTACACAGTGGACCTGTTCCTAATGCTCCTTATCCTCATGATTATcgtttacaacaacaacaacagcacatgGCTCGAGCTGGAATCCAACAGGATTCGCAAGTGAAAAAGGATGATTTACAAtcatatcaacaacaacaacagcgtgcTGTCAAAAATGACTCAATGCCATATAATAGGCATAATGAAGCGTTTCTTCACAATCAGTTGCATCCCGCACTCATACCGAGTCTTCATGATCCGAATGTATCTGGACCTGGACCTGCACCTTTATccttgcagcagcaacaatcgcAGAAACGAATAGAGGTTCAACACTTGTTTCAAA gTGTTGTCCGAGGAGAcgtttcttttgaatttttagaaaaagaaTTGAATAATCCGAGCACATCAGCTCAATCTAGGGAGATAATTGCAACAGTTCTATATGAATGTTCCCATTCTGGACGAAATGCgaatgtacaacaacaacagcaacaacaaaaacaattagcCTATCCAAATGATTTAAATCATCCGCATGCTGTAAAACATTATCcgtttaacaaaaatattggcTCCAATGTATCTGAag ATTTGTTCCCAAATGTTGCTAACCAACATCAGAATCTAAGGCACAGTAATTCACCAACACCGTTGGCGTTTACTCCCACATCAGTGTTAAGAAAAATGACGGCTGATAaagaaacaacttttttgcacaacaatcagcagcaacaaccacaacagcaaccacaacaacagcaacaacaatataaccaacagcaacaatatcaTGCAAAACTATCAAATGTACACAATATGATGAATGATTCATCGGTAATATCTGCAGGCATTAATTTGCAACCCAGAATGATTTTGGGTGGCAACTATgcaatgcagaatcaattaagtgTGAACAGTCCACAAATTTCACCAAAATTGTTACCACATTTACCACAGTCACGAGGTGGTCAACAGATCAAATGGCCAACTGGAAACATGCCGACTTCGCATGGAGCAAAGTCCTTTG gACGTCCAATTCTGAAAGGCACTCTTAACTCTggtttgcaacaacaacaacaacaacaaatcaaccCACTGACAATGTCAAATAACGACTTGCAGCAAATACATCAACAAAGACTTAAGAGCCAACTGCAACCTACTGAAGCATTGAATAGCGAAACCAATATTCTTCTTCAGAATGTTGCATATAACGAGGGGATATCTCAAatgcaacatcatcattatttgcaacaacaacagccgagACACCGTTTGATTCATGGCGAACTACACCGTCAAACTAACATGCCGATTAATTCAACTACAG GTGGCCCCGAAGGCAGCGAGTCGGCTGGTTTAATCAAAACCATTAACAATCGACTCAGTCCGTCGATGAACTACCATAGAGATAGAGATGATCGCTTATCGCCTACAACAAACCAATTGTCGCAATGGTTTTCCCCAGAATTGCTTGCCAGAGCATCTGCTGGTAAATTGCCTCTCTTAAATGTGAACCAAGCGCTTAGCCTGGAAGAATTTGAGCGAAATATTCAACATTCCTCAGCCACAGTgctcaattga